The nucleotide window TTCCATTAtcattaaaaagtaaaaatgatgTTCAGGGGATTTTGCTTCGTAAAATGAAAGTTTTTACACCAACCTTTGGAGAGCAAAAACCGTTAAAATGGTTTGGAATAGTTGGGTTGTGTTGGACTGATCTTGGTCCGGCCATTGGGTTTATGTGCCTGGCCGAGACCTGTCACTTGATGGACCTTCATGGAACAAAAACCATGCCCGGTCTTTTACGAGTGGACTCACATACTTTTTCGGTAAtctattaaattacaaattgatACAGGTTGGCCAAATTTTCGGAGTCAGGGTCAGAGTGTGACGGGACCTCTTTTGACATCTCTAAATAGTAACTACAAGGATGGAGGTAAGAAATTGACTACAGTTGAAAATTAGAGcaagaagaaaatatgttaaagcATATTGAATGCCCTGCAAGCTTGGATCCTCGAATATCGCCGCCACTCCACCTTTCTTGTTGCTTTGGATTTCTTTCTCCTATTATTAGCtaattatatctataattatattattattttataagtgTGATGGAAgaatctattttaaaatattaaaaacttttaattactTGTCTAACCACAAAGTCAACtgtacatacatacacataaaTATTTCACTGATAGGCAGCTGCTGGCCTGCCGACCTTTGGGATTTACATTATGTGAATCAggattttctaataatttaataacgCTTACTTACATAAAAACTCATTTATCGGGAGTTCACATACAATGTTAACACAATTACTCTCAAGTCTTCCACGACCGCATTGTTTCCTattgggagaaggactatttcccacccaacttttgatgcgttcttaaAATATCACACACGCCAGATGAAAATCtaatttcccacccatgagtcGTTAATGTGGatggtttctgtttgcataaagataaaatatccattttaccctttttagatgaaatgacaaaaatacccttctgcaaaattcatcccaaaattgatgtaagggttttccttcaccccccttaggttttagaaactaacattttaccttacctaaagtttttaaactttgaaaactaacattttcacccccaaacctagggtttccaaatttttcaaaaaaacagccaccccccataactttcaaaactagcagtttcacccctattcttcaacttcatctcccgacgtcatCTTCGACGTAGTCACCTGCCTCCtcctcctggtgcgacggcggtggtggtCGAAGAAgcaagagacggagatctccttctcctggtgcacggtgcgacgaagagacggagatctcttcgtcgcacaatgcgacgaagagacagagatctctttgtcgcaccaccgtgcgacgaagaggtctctcttcgtcactccacccagacgacgaaggacgactcttcgtcgtccttcgtcgctcgtcgcgtcgtccagacgctacgacgaacatccttcgtctgttctttcagatctggacgacgcttcgtcgtccagatctaggcgacgaagggtcgtccagatctgggcgtcCTTCATCGTCCTTTTTAGTAGAAGATCTCCCATCGATCGATTGCAGCGGTCGTCGGTGCtggtcggagaaggaagcaaaccctagggagtgaaattaaacttttcaaactttgaggatgggttagttattactttttaaaacctgaagggggaaacagttaaattttaaagttttaatgttttaaatagtaaatgacgattttgcccctgttcctaactgaaaaaatggacggcagtttggtcatggatgggaaaactggattttcatctggcgtgggtgacattttgaaaacgcaccaaaaattgggtgggaaatagtccttctccctttcctattatttgaattcttcaaatacCCCTGTAGTTTCAGGGGTCCTGTCAAGGGGTCCAAGGCCCCTAATTTTAGCACAGCTTAGGAAAGGCATAACCCGCTTCTTCAACAGATTATGTCAGATTTTTAGACTGTTCAGACCATACCCAAACCTAGAAAGCAGGCCACAACTTGGGATGGCATCATGGCACGGCCTGTTATAGCGCAAATTATGTCGTAAGCCTTGATTTACTAGTAAATAGACTTGGCCTACACAACTAGTACTATAACAGGCCTTGACACGGTGCGACCCAGTGGCATGACGCAACACGTTGACATGTCCAGTTGTAAAATCCTGTCCATTGTAAAGATCATAGTACAATAACCATGACTGATGACACCATTTGTATTTAGCGGCAAGATCACTCCTAAATACTGCATAAGAAACCTTACTtgatttcgtttttttttttttttatacagcAAAATAcattagaaacaaaaagaattgGGGCTGCTAAACACACTTGATCAAAGATAGCATTCAAATATATGAACATTAACACTTCATGCAGATGGTTCTACTCACCAAGTACAGTTTAGAATCCCAATATCCATAACAGGATTCTCTAAAACTGGTTCAGCacatttgaaatatataaaagatatagCCATTCAACAGAACCTAAAAGTTGACAAACTAACTGCCTTATCTTTTTAGAATACAATTATAGAACAATGTATAAGTCATACAAGATGCAGAACCAAATATCCATCTTTAAAAACAGCATAAGAAGAATGTTTGCTACATGGGGACTACtattttataagattttgaGATCGTAAATATAAAAGCTAACTATAAATGGAAaggattttaaaacatgtaacatagAAACTTCATAGTTATCTCACTGCCACTATAGAAATATAGGAAGATCAGTTTTTGATTGAAGGTTGGAACTCAGGCACTCTCCTCCAACTGCAACAATGCTACTAGAGGACACTTCTCCATGCTCACTCCCCATCTTCAAGAAGTAACTATGCCTGCACAAGCAATTTCTTAAGaactcaaataatataatgagtGTAATAAGACACTGGAAATGATTTATACCATCGAGTATCAGCTGTCAATTCAGGATGGAAAGCAGTTGCTAGTAGATTCCCTTGTTTTACAGCAACAATCACTTTCATTTCAGCCATAGCATTCTCCTGAATTATCCAATATTTCAATCAGAAATAAAAAATGGCAGCAAAAAGAGATCAAACAAcagcaataattttttttttttcctaatagcATGATGCACATAACAGATTGCATGATTTTCCAAGCAATAATGGTAAATCTAGGATCAGTTCCTTTTAAGGGAtgagaatattaataaaaagtgGCATAGAAGAAGCTCAATAAGAGACAAGTGGATGACCTGCTCTATTATAATTGTATCAACTAACGTAAATGTCACTTTAAACATAAAACACTTTCATATTACACAATATACttaatttatcttcttctttttttaaattaatgttgaGACCAGTAATCTCAGAGACATACATGCAAGCAGAATCATCAAAAACAACTTCATTAAAGAGTTACAATCCAATGAGAAGGCtacattcaattatatttgcATATTCAAAAGCACTGTAAGTCACTCTAATTACTGCTAGACTACAAACCATGACAATAAAGAGCACATAGCAAACCTCTTGAATTTCAACGGTAGAACTTGAATATAACACCTTGTTAGATGGTACAGGATAATCAACCAGCACTTCAACCTCTGGTCCCACTTCAAGGATTGCAGGAGCACGAATGAAAACTCCACGAAATGTCTCAGGACCACCTTCCTTAGAAGAAAGCTCTGGCACTAACAGCTCAGCCTCAAAGCTCTGAATCTGAACAAACATTTTATTAGAACCCATTTCAGTGCAATGAGTAATTATCCAGTGGTATTGACAAGCAAAACTGTGTGCTTTTGGCTATAAAGACAAActgaagaaaaagattgaaagaaaACATAAGGGTAATATTCTACTAGAAAATCAAGGAATTGGCACATTCAATTCTGAAACACTCTAACTCCATGCTACCACATGCAGAATGCAGCATAAGCAattgatgaaattcaaattttgattctaaCAAGTTCTAATAGATTTTAGAGGTTTGCACTGTATTATTGGTGGAATGTTTGTGTGTGTGCAAGGACGCACGTGTAAACTTAAAACACAACATTCCATTTAAAGGTGAATTCGAGTAGAGTTGAGCCCAAACAAGAGTCATCTTGAGCTTGACTTAAATTCAAAAAGTCCCACTTAAGCTAGCAATGAGTTGCCAAAGAGGAAGAATAAGTGTAAtatgaagaagaacaagaattaCCAGTGAAGATGAATCAGTTGTAATTGTCAATTAAAGATCATTGGTGAAGATGGACTTTCTAGCAACTCGAAGAAATTGAGTTGgcttgattcaaactcaatttagggttttgagCTTGTTCAAGCCGATTCCGAATCGGCTCACCTCAAATCCAACTCTAATTTCATCATTTACTATCATTTGCATTCCCATTATACTAAATGCTCCAAAATAGATAGATTTGTTGCTTGAAATGCTAAAAGGAACACAAGAGCTTGTCTTTATTGAAATTTGCATCTATGACTGCATATCCTCTTGAACACCCAAATTTCTATTTTCACTATACAAAACTTTTTTCAcccattttgaaaataatacaTGTACTGGAAAATTGCAAactacaatttttataattgtttccaAGGTTTAGGTGCAtcattaaacattttaataaagagTGCAGAATATACTTCCCGCCAGAAAAAAAGTATTATCAAAGGagggaagaaatgaaaaaaatttacctGACTGCCAAAGAAATTTCTATGAACAGTGCAATCAAGCCCCCCAATTAGACCTTGTCCTCCTATCTTCTGTCCTGGAAGAATAAGGCCAGACATTTCAATTCAAGACTGTGACAGGAtctattattaattcaaactgaTAATTAAAAAGTCATGTCAAGCAGCCACAGACTTAACACAATCCACATTCAAAGGTTAAGAAGAAAGATGgaatcaacaaaagaaaaacccaCCAACAGCTTTATTTGCCAAGAAGATAAGACCTGCGCAGGTTCCCCAAACAGGTTTTCCCATTTTAACAAACTCGTGCAAGGCAGGAAACTACAaattaaagagttaaaaaataGATGTCAAAAGATAAGTGTGTCAGTAAAACGTCTCTCGAGTATAAGCTATTCATCATTTCAAAgccaaattaaaatatatgtttgtgCAGTGACATTAAATTAGTTACAGTTGGCGGCGAATATATGAACCTTAGcatccaattaaaaaaaaaaaactcagataatcacatattaataaaaaaaggtcATAAATCACTATAATTTCTCTGACATGCAATTCGAGAGTATTACTTCAGTAAAAATCCATTTGTACTAATTCTATAATATTCAGAAACAAGACACAAggattaattatctaattacagcAGTTTTCCTGAACCTAATTTAGAACAAAAGAACCCACTTTAATCAAGTTACATAATCTATCAGCAATACACACAAAAGATACtctataaccaaaaaaaaaaaaaaaagtaaaacagaaaaaagaaagtgtGAATAACCAGGTTGTGGTACTCGGCGAGTTTGGCCATGGTGGTACTTTCACCACCGGGAATGATAAGAGAGCTCACATTCTGAAGCTGCTCTGGCTTCCTAATTTCCACCCCCTTCGCTCCTAGCTTTCTAAGAGCTGCGTACATAATCAATCAAAAAAGATTATATCCACGCAAAGACGTTCAAAAAAAAGCACATGAAATATATAACACATGGGAGATATAAAGAATGAGAGAGTGCCTGCAATGTGTTCGTTAAAAGAACCCTGTAAAGCGAGAACGCCGACTACCATTGCTGGCGTGCCAAGCGGATATTGGCGGCCTGTGTTGGTGTACATTTTGTGAGAGTAAATATGCGCACCAatcaaattgtatgaataataaAGTAGAAAAAGAAGAGCCGTGAGGCAGTGAGACACTGGAGCCTTACGTTTCTCACGGCCTGTGACGTTAGTTACATGGTATTaacaaagtaatattattttaattaggcAGAATCACAATGTCCCGCctgaattttgatgaattacaTATCCCACCTTTAACGTTTGACAAGTGCATTAAAGAAGAATACATGGTGTAGTTAATTTAGAATGCacttttcaaattgatttaattggtggattttttttttttttgagtaacTGGAGACCCCGTCAGTATTTATTGGACGATAAACCCAAAATATAGTAACCAAATCTATAACTACTATATCAGATAAGTTAAGAATTTAAGTAAAgaataaatactaaaattctCTTTGTTTGGTGGATGAATTACCGATTTTTTACATTCCAACAAACTCTCCTTCAAATTTTTGGTCTTTAGACATTTCCCATAGTATTTTGTCCACCAATATCAATTGGTGTGTTATTAATGAATGATTCTGATTTTCTTAATTGAgtagttttatatatacaaataatgaacaTAAACTTATTTACAAACGATTTTGATTtatctttgattcaaaatcactcaatcatattataacatattattatttatgcataaatttgTAAACATTATATGTGCACAtacttgtattatttttaattatcatgtgtatatatagttttatcacCAAGGGGATTGAGAGTGACACACAATTATGTTTTAACACTTCGGCTATATACTCAAGCATTTAgcccaaaggacttattcccacctataGTTTACTCTTTTtccaagtttttatttattatcttttaaaaactcaaatatttacttgTGAACTATTAcagttaatcaaatttattagttttaaaattttatccattttcctccctaaaaattaacaatttacacacaaacttgagttttgaaaagttacatttttcccacataggatttcaatttttcagtgaATAGCCACCTTTTTTCAGTACTCTCCTAAcaaagtctctctctctctaatgtCATCTTTCTTTTTAGCTATCTCTTGACACATAGTCCATTGTTGTCATCTAGACGAAGAAGAAGTTATAatcaacttcatcttcatttgaatAATGACGAATTATTTACACAATGTGAGCTGTGAACTAAAAGATAGtcgaaaaaaaaaacagttccTAGATAAGGAGAGACTTTGTCGAGAGATGTTGAAGAAAGCAGTTGTTCACTAGAAAAaacattgaaattttgaaaccctaagaagggaaaatataactttttaaaacttaaatctaaaaaaaatgttagtttttaaagtttaagagggaaataaaatatatattttttaatataattagttaaatgataattttacctctaaaattaacaaatttaattaattttaacaattcattGATAGGTATCTAagttttttaaagataatagataagtaacttgaaaaaaaataaactaagcTATTCTCAAACGAAGACGAGATTTTCATCTTCGTCTTTCCGATTTGATTTGATATCAATCAGACATTTAGTTTGGAGGAGAGAGATTGTTAGAGGGAGAAAAAGCTTCGAGAGAAAGAGGTCGTAGGCAATGATACTAGAGATGATAtcggagtttgaaaactaaactctgagataaaaatatcattttttaaaactttatctaAACAGAaatgtttagtttttaaggttttgagggaagaaatgagattaaattttaatttatttttaatattacagataaaacaataatttttttcttaaaactaacaaacttaCCTCTCTATAGgtgtgtttaaaatttttatagttaatagataaaaatcATGATTAGACAATACTTTAggtggaataagtcttttggcctttgaaaAATGGCAAAGCACCCGTCTCCCTGCCCCACGCCACGTGGCAACGCCGGCCCAGCTTTATTCTGCTTTACTTCACTACTTCTTCGCTCAAACGATTTTCGGAACATCTATTTTTTTCCCTAATTTTTGTCGCTcgagattttttaataatttctttcactttttaaagaaatctcaatctcaatctcAGATCACAATCACAATCTTCAACTCTTCAATCACCCAATATAGGGTTCGCCCCCAAATTTCACCCTAAATTTCATTTCTACTATCCGGATGAAATTTAGGGTTCTCAATTACTTTTTTGCTCGCTTCTTTCACCGTCGGAATCGAATTCAAATCTAGGGCTTTGGAATTGCCTTTGTCATTAATTAATAGGTACATcttcaaaggttttttttttaataattacttataatataatttgattatttgtaatataattattgttcGTGGTCGATGGCATCTGAAGGGACCGAACAAGTTTCGTCTTGATTTTGGAAGAATTAAGCGAAGGtgtaattttcattatttttcaatttttttgtatcTTTAATCTAAAGTCGATGCGTGGCATttcttttttgtattatttgaaAAGGTCAACGTATTGTCGCTGAATGTTGAGGCTGCATTGGGTACTATAAACTGGAGTTGTAATAGCGATGTTGGGTCTCAATCGAATTGGCTTCAAAATAATTAGTTGGTTCTTTCATTTGGCCGAGTGGCATCCACTAGAATAGCAGAGTTGATTTGGGCTTAAAAGCCCTCTTGCTTTGTCTTCTTCTTAGATCAGGTTTGAATTTTATCTCTTCTAATTATGTGGTTTGATATTACTTGTAAGTGATaatcttttttctatttgtttatCTGATGAACATAAAGCCCGGAATACCCATTGGAGCAGTGGTCTTCTgcgttcaaatttttttttagctcTTTCATGTTCTGGATGAAAAGAATGTGGAAACCCCTTTTGATGTGTATTCTATCcttcaataattttgattttgtgctATGAGATGCTAATTTAACTTAGGTGGCTATTTTTTGTAAGGCGATATTGTTTGTTTATTGACATAAGGGTTTGTGTATTGCAGCTTTGGGatgttttttattctttttggtGGCTGGGAGTTGTAATAGTTGCTCTAAGGTTGTTGAGGTTTTTCATGTTTAATAAGAGCCTCTACTCTTGGGTGAGATCTATGGGTTGTTGTGGCTGTTTCGGGTTTTCCAAAAGAAGGCCTAAAACATCACTGAGGCCCATTTCTAGGTTTAATTATCGAATTTCCCAGGAGTATTTGTTAGATGATGAAATAGATGATGAGACTGATAGTTTCTTTAATGGTGATGATACAAATATGGCACATGGAGATGATGGCGATTTGCAGAACCATGCCAAACACTCTGAAGAGATTTTGAGGTTAAGAGAACAGAATGGACTAGTATGCAGGCAATATCCTGTCAAAGAAACCAACAAACTTATTCGATCAGAGGTGAGTTTATAATAAAGATTAAAATGTGCCTTTTTGTCACCTCATTAATGACTATAAACCATTTAAGGTTGAGTTTGGTGATTCCTTATCGACCATATGGTTCAACACTGGCTATGAAATCAGTCCTTTTATTATCTTGGTTTTTTGTCAAGAAATGACGATTTCATAgattttagttattttgttCTAGACCATTCTCATGTGCAGTTATAATAAATCCCTGTTGGTTGTTGCTTTTGTTAGCTTGTTAGTTACATGctagttcattctttatttgttttgaaattaatgCTTGGTTGCTAATGCAACATTGAAGCAGATTTTCCTGTCTGTTATCATATTATGTTGTTCCCTggattataattcttttttgtacTTTAAGTTTGGGATTATTTTGAGGTtctgccctttttttttttcccttgaattAATTCTGTCAAACTGAAGTGTAAGGGTGAATTTACTGAAGGTCATATGTCCCACATTAATTGTCTTACAGATCGACGTCCATGGCTAGGTGCTTGTATAagctttattttc belongs to Mangifera indica cultivar Alphonso chromosome 2, CATAS_Mindica_2.1, whole genome shotgun sequence and includes:
- the LOC123201592 gene encoding probable pyridoxal 5'-phosphate synthase subunit PDX2; amino-acid sequence: MYTNTGRQYPLGTPAMVVGVLALQGSFNEHIAALRKLGAKGVEIRKPEQLQNVSSLIIPGGESTTMAKLAEYHNLFPALHEFVKMGKPVWGTCAGLIFLANKAVGQKIGGQGLIGGLDCTVHRNFFGSQIQSFEAELLVPELSSKEGGPETFRGVFIRAPAILEVGPEVEVLVDYPVPSNKVLYSSSTVEIQEENAMAEMKVIVAVKQGNLLATAFHPELTADTRWHSYFLKMGSEHGEVSSSSIVAVGGECLSSNLQSKTDLPIFL